The Henckelia pumila isolate YLH828 unplaced genomic scaffold, ASM3356847v2 CTG_525:::fragment_3, whole genome shotgun sequence genome segment TCGGAAAATGATATATGTGAGTTCGTAGCCGGTTGCTATGAAAATGTATTTATTTTGGTTTGAGTTTTGTTTTCTTGTTTCGTTTTCAATATGCATTTTTTTGTAGTCCATGTGTATTGTATATAATCTTTTAGTAATTGGAATCTTTGTGGGCCTGTCCATTTTAAAAATAACGTTTGACCTTAGACAATGAAGCAAATTTGTTGATTTATGTGTATATATGTTCTTCATGTTTACAGTGAAAGTTAtttctttaattgtttaaggTATTATTAATTTCAAATGGTGCCGTATACTAACTTTATGTTCATATGCACCTAATGAAGCTCGAAGGCATGAAAACTCGAGTGAAGAAAGTGACTATGCAATAGAGGATAACATCAGTTTAGGGAAAGAAGATGGAAGTGATGAGAGCACAGATGATGACAATGATTAGTACAATGAATCTTTCATTGAGGTCGATGAGGAATGTGACAATAATTTGCTTACTGCTAATGTGGATTTTGATAGTTAGTGGTGCAGAGAAAATAATGGCTTAGAAGGTGCCTTGAAAATATGTATGGCCGAATATTCAACCGAGGAGAATTTAATTGATAGTGAGGATGAATTTAAGAAAAGTCTCGAAGATATATCAGATATAGAAAATGATGTAAAGAGGTTTCCTTCTTTTAATTGCCTACATCAATATGATCCACATTTTGAGTTGGGAATGATGTTTAGCAACAAGATGGAATTGAGAGAGGCAATACACTCACATGCTATAAAAAATAGAAGAAGCATCAACATTACCAAAAATGACAAGATCAGAGTATATGCTAAGTGTGCAGCTGAGGAGTGTGAGTGGAAGCTTCATGCATTGAAGCTTAGTGGGGAATGCAGTTTTCAAATCAAGAAGTACATGCCTGAACACACATGTGTGATGAATTTGTTtgtgaaaaatctgaaatcaacttGGTTGTCTACAAAGTATATGAGCAAAATCAGATCAGACCCAAAAAGAAATGTGAAAGGCTTTAGAACTGATATTATAGAAGACATTGGATGCATAGTTTCAAAGTCTAAAATTTATAGGGCAAAAGCAAAAGCAACTCAGCTAGTTGACGGACAAGCTTATGAGGAGTATGCACTAATATAGGATTTTGCAAATGAGGTTAAGAGATCGAACCCTGGGAGCACTATTGTGATTGGAACTAATGATGCGACCGATGGAAATAGGTTTGATAGGCTTTATAtgtgtttgtatgcattgaaaaTAGAATTTTTGTCAGGATGCAGGCGTTTTATTGGGGGCGATGGGTGTCATTTGAAGGGACCGTATGGTGGGGTACTACTATCAACTGTATGAATTGATCCAAATAATAGTAACTTTCCAATTGCGATTGCCATTGTAAATAGCGAGTCATGTGAGACATGAGGCTGGTTTTTGAGTTTGTTGAAATTAGATTTGAATATTGAAAGAGATTATGAATGGACATTCATGTCTGACAAACAAAAAGGGTTGATCCAAGCATTCAATGAAGTATTTCCAAGGACTAACCATAGGTTTTGTCTTAGGCACTTGCATGAGAATTTTAAAAATGCAGGTTTTAGAGGTGAAGCATTTAAAAATGCATTATGGAAATGTGCCACAGCtacaacagtgaatgaattcagCAAAAAGATGGCAGAAATGAGAGATATTGATTCAAGCGCTGCTGATTGGTTCAATGACAAGCCACCAATGCATTGGAGTAGATCACACTTCACAGAAAACTCTATATGTGACTTTTTATTGAATAATTGTTGTGAATCTTTTAACAGTAGTATCTTGGATGCGAGGGAGAAGGTCATATTGTCGAGATGCTTGAATGGCTTGTTGAGTACTTTATGACAAAAATGCAAGTTAATAGAGATAGGGTTGAAGAAAAGTGGGATGGATTGTTTTGCCCTCGTATAAAAAAACTAATAGAGAAGAATTTGACAAAGACTGGGGATTGCATACCAATTAAAGCAGATAACTTTCATTACCAAGTTTCATGCTTTGATGGGAGTAAGTATAGtgtagatctaaaagaatggaCATGTGGTTGTAGGAAATGGGATCTGAGTGAAATTCCATGTAACCATGCTTTATCTGCCATTTTAGCCCAACGATGGGATTATTTTGATTACGTGCATAAATGCTATAGTTTAGCCACATACAAAACTGTTTATGCTCATACAGTGATGCCACTAAATGGTAGAAGTGAATGGCAACAAACAGGAGTTATCCCTGCACTTCCACCAAAATTTGGGAGACTCGTGGGAAGGCCCAAACGAGCAAGAAGAATGGAAAGAGATGAAGTTGTTGaaacaatgaaaaaaaaaaaggaaaagtaAAGTAAAGACAGTAAGAAATGTTCATGAAATGAGGAGGCATCAGCGAATAGTAACTTGTAGCATATGTGGTACTAAAGGTCACAATAAGAAAGCTTGTGCTCGAACTGAACCAGTACAACCTTTGGAATCCGAACAGATCGAACAGTCACAAGAATATCCTATAAGTCAGCTGCTCGAAGAACCCATAAGTCAACCACCATCCAAGTTACAGGTatatgtttcaattattattttttaatcgcAATGTTTCTCAATAATGTTTTTTCAGGTGAGGAGGAATGtgaattttaatttcaatacCATCGGAGGTTATGTggcaaaaaaatcaaatatctatCATGGCAATAGTAGTGTAAGCTAgcgttttatttcatgtttagtAGTTCAAATATTCtatatcagatttttttttattttatctaaaatCCATTTGTCACAGAGATCTCAACTATTGGCTCAACAAACTACAAAAATTCCCTCTTCGAGCTCTGTGTCTCCTCCATCCATGTATGAGCAGTTTAAACAATGTCAAATTCCTTCAAATATGACTAATATAAGGGCACCTGCACCATTTGTTGGAGGAACCTACATACAAAGTGTCGAACCATGCATCAATCGTTCGCACGCGCTTTCAATGTCAACCGTGCATGAAGGAGGGCAGAAATTCAGAACAATGTCTAGTCTAAATACATTGGTATCTAAAAATGAATGTGGATTTGCagcaaaaaagaagaaagaaaaaactCATCATAAGTGAAGTGAATGAAGTGCAAGCTTTTGGGTGACTTGTTATAGCCCCATGAAGAATACTGTATGGtttttttggaaatttgaaCTCATTCGGGGGCTGTTTTTTGATAGTGAAGAAGTTgttattttttggaaaatattttgtttattcatgGATTATGAAATGAAACATTGGCATTGAATGAAGTTTCAGTTACGTTTACGTCATATGAAAGTTCCGTTATGATTCATTTGTATACATCGTTAGATTTTTCAATTTTCATGCCTTTGGATTTTATATACCGTTGGATTTTACTATCTTTTTTTTACTATGTTTTTTAGTTATTTGAAAATATATGATttaggccccgtttggtttcaaatgTCAGgccaaaaaaacactttttaaagtGATTTTCAGTTAATAAGGTGTTTGGTTGACtaaaaagtgcttaaataagcactttttaagGCAAAATTAGAGCTTATTTAAAAGCCAAAAATTgtagcttttaaaagcacttattttaaaaaatctctacaaaatccaaacgggctctTAATCTGTACTTTGTATTGGAATGACCGAAAattcttatcttttaatttGTTGTTTAGTTATAGATACAGAAAGTACTCATATAATAtgcttatcttttatttatgtcATATATTATTGTCCAAAACAAGTGCTTTTAACTAGTTTAATTAATGTTTAATCTGTCAAGAATATGtttgttgtttaatttttagaacCGATGTCCTGACATTATTTAGGACTCCAGAGTCGTGCTTATCAAGAGGAAATCGACAGGTCTCTGCTTGGCAAGGTGAATAATGAAGTGCCTATGAGCATACTTCCATAATCTTTCATTATTTGCATAATCACTCCTTTGTTCTTGGTAACGGTGAGAActcttatttgaattttttttaattttttaatatcaaaaagatatgatatataaatattgtatataataaaaacacaaatttttcaTCTAGTTTCTTTTCTAAAAATATTGtctaaaaatatttcttgaagctgtcaaaactcaaaatataagTGAACAATCTCAAATCACAGGAGATGATCTCTTCAAGAATGAGTCAAACAATCACAATTATTCTTTTATAAACAAAGCAAAGCCAATTAAgtgaatgaaatattttttcttaaacTCTTTTGAAGCTGTAAAGAAGCACTGCAGAAACAATCTCAAATCACATTATCTCAACAAGCATGAGTTTTTAGCGCATAGTGATAATACAGTAGTTAAAAGATCCAAAAAACACCGCATTCATATCCACATTTCCAACTTGAAAAAACAGAACACAAAAGGTTGAATGAACTAAATATGTTAACTATAACACCAAGAACGAAAAATTCGAGcaagaaataacaaaatctgAAATACATTAACGATAATACATTGATTAATACTTCAACACATTAATCACATGTTCACCTTGAcaacaacaaaacaaatttaTTCACTctccaaaaatctaaaaaagCTTGATATTGTCGCATGAAAGTAAGCAAGTGACAGTAGGCGACACACATAGTCCCTAAATATTGTAGAAGCTCCCATCTTCGAACAAACAAAATCTTCAAAGTTAGCAAATGACAGTAGACAACACGCATAGTCCCTAAATATTATAGAAGCTTCACATCTTCGAACAAACAAAATCTTCATCTTCTCAGTAACCAAAATCACCCATTAAATTATCCACAAAACAAGCCAAATCAACCACGACAGCTCAAAAATCAACTTCAAAGTCGTGTTCTCCCTCGCCATTTTCCGATTTTCTTCGTCTAGCACATTTATCTTTCGTTTTAATCCTGGAATTATATTCATTGCTCTATAGCACATTTTTGGATCTTCCCAAGCAAAAAAAATCACAGCCACCCTTCTGTAGAAGAACAAGATACCGAAAAGTAAATGAAGATTTATTTACATTTCTGCCAAAATTTAAGAATACATAAGAAAAAGAGGGAAAAAAACCACCTTCCAACCTATGCAGCCATGAAATCTCCTAccaatgatcatttgtccaagAAATTCGCAATACTTCCCATTTCGCACACTTACAGAACATGAAATCAGTTTCAGAGGTTGAAGACATCTTTCAATCCTTCTTTTAATTTGGGACCCGACTAGATCTTCCAATTTTATGTGAGAAACCAGATTCAAATTTTTGGGAGGAGGATTTGATGGTTCAGAAATAATGAATCGCGATTTGGGGAAATGATTTTGGGTAGGGTTCGATATTTGATGTTGGGGAAAATTGTTGTTGTATCTGATGGCTTTTAAATTTGTTTGGAATATGTTTGTCGTAAATATGGTTTTTATATTAATGACATGGGTTTAATTttgggcaaattattttaaaatccccaaacccaaacatTTCTTTCTCTTAACTCCCTACACTCCAATTTATTTGTTTCAACTCTCTAGTGgtccccaaatttatcttaataaagtgtttagcatttaatcctttgtacatggcattgttttacctatcgaaccagttcagGCTAAGCCGAACTatcggttacgcaaggtttccagccgatatactctggattagggtccaacatgcttccgtaagatgaattaaattcaaaaacctctttgaccatagtgtcgtcgggtcatacctgccgagttttacaaagtgctcctcacactccaaccacgcagtcgcaacagatggtttctgcacaagctccttcaacgacacccagcacaaccttaattcgttttctaccttaaggcgtatgatatataaatttaagtataaaatatgagcatgaaagaacaagagactttagaaaaattattcagacataatattattgcataaatcaactcctttgaagaggagaagacaacttgtttagctactca includes the following:
- the LOC140873293 gene encoding uncharacterized protein gives rise to the protein MAEYSTEENLIDSEDEFKKSLEDISDIENDVKRFPSFNCLHQYDPHFELGMMFSNKMELREAIHSHAIKNRRSINITKNDKIRVYAKCAAEECEWKLHALKLSGECSFQIKKYMPEHTCVMNLFVKNLKSTWLSTKYMSKIRSDPKRNVKGFRTDIIEDIGCIVSKSKIYRAKAKATQLVDGQAYEEMQAFYWGRWVSFEGTVWWGTTINYLNIERDYEWTFMSDKQKGLIQAFNEYLGCEGEGHIVEMLEWLVEYFMTKMQVNRDRVEEKWDGLFCPRIKKLIEKNLTKTGDCIPIKADNFHYQVSCFDGSKYSVDLKEWTCGCRKWDLSEIPCNHALSAILAQRWDYFDYVHKCYSLATYKTVYAHTVMPLNGRSEWQQTGVIPALPPKFGRLVGRPKRARRMERDEVVETMKKKKEK